The following coding sequences lie in one Musa acuminata AAA Group cultivar baxijiao chromosome BXJ3-1, Cavendish_Baxijiao_AAA, whole genome shotgun sequence genomic window:
- the LOC135629205 gene encoding F-box protein SKIP23-like, with the protein MADHVPRIAMWTGLRQHLVKLTSHFLRSASDYIRFRAVCKCWRSAVPPRPRHLPAQLPFLLYLSTPEPRNSSAFCLANAFNGSMRRLPHTTSMYCIGSSYGWLILISEATSAVSLFNPVTAEDIPLPPLSTLQSFVLLFYQSEDGIGSYFIKTDYPNITVESNAIVDKAVLSSDPTLDRDFVAIVFLDGIYKRCFTCRPGDRSWKDNVNEPFDDLHWIFPGVPQVFNLTDVVPYGERRLCAIYNDKNYLAVFDVDPGPPGRATMIAWNSMPPCVPRGGLPTYLIGSAGELLLVTEFYKRSAARKNTRSFRVFRLDPGDGDRPAKAIEVQDIGDRMLFLGTNHSVCVAAGDFPGFLGNAIYYVKEEKMSLEGEDTLVSTVCVVNLENGEITEVIDSGGSEPDGLEWLSDRLDIPWWVAPNLGRGKN; encoded by the coding sequence ATGGCCGACCATGTCCCACGAATAGCTATGTGGACAGGGCTTCGCCAGCATCTCGTCAAGCTCACCTCCCATTTCTTGAGAAGCGCCTCCGACTACATCCGCTTCCGCGCCGTCTGCAAGTGTTGGCGTTCCGCCGTCCCCCCCCGGCCCCGTCACCTCCCCGCTCAGCTCCCCTTCCTCCTCTACCTCTCTACCCCGGAACCAAGAAACAGTTCCGCCTTCTGCCTCGCCAACGCCTTTAATGGAAGCATGCGCCGCCTACCTCACACCACCAGCATGTATTGCATCGGCTCCTCTTACGGGTGGCTCATCCTCATCTCCGAAGCCACCTCCGCGGTCTCCCTCTTCAACCCCGTCACCGCCGAAGACATTCCTCTCCCCCCACTCTCCACCCTCCAATCATTCGTACTGTTGTTCTACCAATCGGAGGACGGCATCGGATCTTACTTCATCAAAACGGACTACCCCAACATTACGGTCGAGTCCAACGCCATCGTCGACAAGGCCGTCTTGTCCTCCGACCCTACCCTCGACCGGGACTTCGTGGCAATCGTCTTCCTCGACGGCATATACAAGCGCTGCTTTACCTGCCGCCCAGGGGACAGATCGTGGAAGGACAACGTCAACGAACCTTTCGATGATCTCCATTGGATTTTCCCAGGAGTGCCGCAGGTGTTCAACCTGACTGACGTCGTGCCCTACGGCGAGCGGAGGTTGTGCgctatctacaatgacaaaaattACTTAGCAGTCTTCGACGTCGACCCAGGCCCGCCGGGGAGGGCGACGATGATCGCATGGAACTCCATGCCGCCCTGCGTGCCGCGCGGTGGTTTACCCACCTACTTGATTGGGTCGGCTGGAGAACTACTCCTGGTTACCGAGTTCTACAAGAGGAGTGCAGCCAGGAAGAACACCAGGAGCTTCCGCGTCTTCAGGCTCGATCCAGGCGACGGAGACCGGCCAGCGAAGGCGATCGAAGTGCAGGACATCGGCGACCGTATGTTGTTTTTGGGTACGAACCATTCGGTGTGCGTCGCCGCGGGGGACTTCCCAGGGTTCCTGGGGAATGCCATCTACTACGTGAAGGAAGAGAAGATGAGTTTGGAGGGGGAAGATACCCTGGTGTCGACCGTGTGCGTGGTCAACCTGGAAAATGGTGAGATCACGGAGGTTATCGATTCCGGCGGGTCTGAGCCGGATGGGCTCGAGTGGCTGTCGGACCGGTTGGACATCCCCTGGTGGGTGGCCCCCAATCTTGGCAGGGGCAAGAACTAG